The proteins below are encoded in one region of Rhizobium sp. 9140:
- the metA gene encoding homoserine O-acetyltransferase MetA, with amino-acid sequence MPIKIPDTLPAFETLVSEGVRVMTETAAIRQDIRPLQIGLLNLMPNKIKTEVQMARLVGASPLQVQFTLIRLGSHKAKNTSEDHLLAFYETFEDVRERHFDGLIITGAPVELLPFEEVTYWDEMQQIFDWTHTHVHSTLNICWGAMAAIYHFHGVPKHALREKAFGVYRHHNLNPSSVYLSGFSDDFQIPVSRWTEVRREDIETVPGLEILMESDEMGVCFVHEKAGNRLYVFNHVEYDSTSLSDEYFRDVNAGVPIKMPYNYFPHNDPDLPPQNRWRSHAHLLFGNWINDIYQTTPYELAEIGKGR; translated from the coding sequence ATGCCCATCAAGATACCCGATACGCTGCCCGCCTTTGAAACCCTCGTTTCCGAGGGCGTGCGGGTGATGACCGAAACGGCCGCCATCCGTCAGGATATCCGGCCGCTGCAGATCGGGCTGCTCAACCTCATGCCGAACAAGATCAAGACCGAGGTGCAGATGGCGCGCCTCGTCGGCGCTTCCCCCCTGCAGGTGCAGTTCACGCTGATCCGTCTCGGCAGCCACAAGGCGAAGAACACGTCCGAGGATCACCTGCTCGCCTTCTACGAGACGTTCGAGGATGTCCGTGAGCGGCATTTCGACGGGCTGATCATCACCGGCGCGCCGGTGGAGCTGCTGCCCTTCGAGGAGGTCACCTACTGGGATGAGATGCAGCAGATCTTCGACTGGACGCACACCCATGTCCATTCCACGCTCAACATCTGCTGGGGTGCAATGGCGGCGATCTATCATTTCCATGGCGTGCCGAAGCATGCGCTGCGCGAGAAGGCCTTTGGCGTCTATCGTCACCATAATCTCAACCCGTCTTCGGTCTATCTCAGCGGCTTTTCCGACGATTTCCAGATTCCGGTGTCGCGCTGGACCGAGGTGCGCCGCGAGGATATCGAGACGGTGCCGGGGCTGGAGATCCTGATGGAGTCCGACGAGATGGGTGTCTGCTTCGTGCACGAGAAGGCCGGCAACCGTCTTTATGTGTTCAACCATGTGGAATATGATTCGACGTCCCTTTCGGACGAGTATTTCCGCGACGTGAATGCCGGCGTGCCGATCAAGATGCCGTACAATTATTTCCCCCACAACGATCCTGACCTGCCGCCGCAGAACCGCTGGCGCAGCCATGCGCATCTGCTGTTCGGCAACTGGATCAATGATATCTACCAGACCACGCCCTACGAGC
- a CDS encoding ABC-F family ATP-binding cassette domain-containing protein: MAPPILKLDDIVLTFGGTPLLNGAALQVEPGDRICLVGRNGSGKSTLLKIAAGLIEPQSGEVFRHPSSTVRYLEQAPDFGAYTTVQAYAEAGLGPGDDPYRVTYLLSHLGLSGEENPNDLSGGEARRAALARVLAPEPDILMLDEPTNHLDLPTIEWLEGELQKTRSALILISHDRRFLEKVSTATVWLDRGTSRRLDRGFGQFEAWRDQVLEQEELEQHKLGKQIEREEHWLRYGVTARRKRNMRRLGALQDLRSNYRGHKGPQGSVQASVSDAQESGKLVIEAEKITKAYGERIIVAPFSIRVHRGDCIGLVGPNGAGKTTLLKMLTGQLKPDDGKVKLGTNLEIATLDQKREDLNLEDTLANYLTDGRGETLLVNGEQRHVTGYMKEFLFQPEQARTPIKNLSGGERARLMLARILSRPTNLLILDEPTNDLDIETLDLLQEIVAGFAGTVILVSHDRDFLDRTVTSTIAPADPEAPDGRWIEYAGGYSDMMVQRKGVADERKRAEKAEKARQTGAASSSGAGIGKPAKGKLSFKQKFALENLPKEMEKAQGEIAKREAEMADPKLFTKNPARFAALAAELEKLRASIETMEGEWLELEMLREELEG, from the coding sequence ATGGCGCCGCCCATTCTGAAACTCGACGATATCGTTCTCACCTTCGGCGGCACGCCGCTGCTCAACGGCGCGGCGCTGCAGGTGGAGCCGGGCGACCGGATCTGCCTCGTCGGCCGCAACGGCTCCGGCAAATCGACGCTGCTCAAGATCGCCGCCGGGCTGATCGAACCGCAGTCGGGAGAGGTGTTTCGGCATCCCTCGTCCACCGTGCGCTATCTCGAACAGGCGCCCGATTTCGGGGCCTATACCACCGTGCAGGCCTATGCCGAAGCGGGCCTCGGGCCGGGCGACGATCCCTATCGGGTAACCTATCTTCTCTCGCACCTGGGCTTAAGCGGCGAGGAGAACCCGAACGATCTCTCCGGCGGCGAGGCGCGCCGCGCGGCACTCGCCCGGGTGCTGGCGCCCGAGCCCGACATTCTCATGCTCGACGAGCCGACCAACCATCTCGACCTGCCGACCATCGAGTGGCTGGAAGGCGAGCTGCAGAAGACGCGCAGCGCCCTCATCCTCATTTCGCACGACCGTCGCTTTCTGGAGAAGGTCTCGACCGCGACCGTCTGGCTCGATCGCGGCACCTCGCGCCGGCTCGACCGCGGGTTTGGCCAGTTCGAAGCCTGGCGCGACCAGGTGCTGGAGCAGGAGGAACTGGAGCAGCACAAGCTCGGCAAGCAGATCGAGCGGGAAGAGCACTGGCTGCGCTATGGCGTGACCGCCCGGCGCAAGCGCAACATGCGCCGCCTCGGCGCGTTGCAGGATCTGCGCTCCAACTACCGCGGCCACAAGGGACCGCAGGGTTCCGTGCAGGCGAGCGTCTCCGATGCGCAGGAGTCCGGCAAGCTGGTGATCGAGGCGGAGAAGATCACCAAGGCCTATGGCGAACGCATCATCGTTGCGCCCTTCTCCATCCGGGTGCACCGGGGCGACTGCATCGGTCTCGTCGGCCCGAACGGGGCCGGCAAGACCACGCTTCTGAAGATGCTGACCGGCCAGCTGAAGCCCGACGACGGCAAGGTGAAGCTCGGCACCAATCTCGAGATCGCCACGCTCGACCAGAAGCGCGAGGATCTGAACCTCGAGGATACGCTGGCCAACTACCTGACCGACGGTCGCGGCGAGACGCTGCTCGTCAATGGCGAGCAGCGGCATGTGACCGGCTACATGAAGGAGTTTCTGTTCCAGCCGGAGCAGGCGCGCACGCCGATCAAGAACCTTTCCGGTGGCGAGCGAGCCCGGCTCATGCTGGCGCGCATCCTGTCGCGCCCGACGAACCTCCTGATCCTCGACGAACCGACCAACGACCTCGACATCGAGACGCTCGACCTGTTGCAGGAGATCGTCGCGGGCTTTGCCGGCACCGTCATCCTCGTCAGCCATGATCGCGACTTCCTCGACCGCACGGTGACCTCCACCATCGCGCCGGCCGACCCGGAAGCGCCGGATGGCCGCTGGATCGAATATGCCGGCGGCTATTCCGACATGATGGTGCAGCGCAAGGGCGTGGCGGACGAGCGCAAGCGTGCCGAAAAGGCTGAGAAGGCCCGCCAGACCGGTGCCGCTTCGTCCTCCGGTGCCGGCATCGGCAAACCGGCCAAGGGAAAGCTCTCCTTCAAGCAGAAGTTCGCACTGGAGAACCTGCCGAAGGAGATGGAGAAGGCGCAAGGCGAGATCGCCAAGCGCGAGGCCGAGATGGCCGACCCGAAGCTCTTCACCAAGAACCCGGCCCGCTTCGCAGCGCTCGCCGCCGAGCTTGAGAAGCTGCGCGCTTCGATCGAGACAATGGAAGGCGAATGGCTGGAGCTGGAAATGCTGCGCGAGGAACTGGAAGGCTAA
- a CDS encoding thiamine diphosphokinase, which produces MTATAFTILLGGPLTMTDRLAAQLAGTRVIAADGGMRHADAIGLTPELWVGDFDSTPAALIAAWPDVPREPYPPAKNETDGEIAVAAALERGATRLILAGALGGERSDHAFQHLLHGLHLAETGLDVLLTSGEEEAVPLLPGITEMDLPKGCLFSVLGLDTLSDLSIAGARYSLARFAVPFGSSRTLSNVAEGPVRLTLGTGRAMLLARPLDMTGA; this is translated from the coding sequence ATGACCGCAACCGCATTCACCATCCTGCTCGGCGGGCCGCTGACGATGACCGACCGGCTGGCCGCGCAACTTGCCGGCACGCGCGTGATCGCCGCCGATGGCGGCATGCGGCACGCGGACGCCATCGGGTTGACACCGGAGCTCTGGGTCGGCGATTTCGACTCGACGCCGGCAGCGCTGATCGCCGCCTGGCCGGACGTACCACGCGAGCCCTATCCGCCGGCCAAGAACGAGACGGACGGCGAGATCGCCGTGGCGGCGGCACTGGAGCGTGGTGCAACGCGGCTCATCCTTGCCGGCGCGCTTGGCGGCGAGCGCAGCGACCATGCCTTCCAGCACCTGTTGCACGGCCTCCACCTTGCCGAGACGGGGCTCGACGTGCTCCTGACCTCGGGCGAGGAGGAAGCGGTGCCGCTGCTGCCCGGCATCACCGAGATGGATTTGCCGAAAGGCTGCCTCTTCTCCGTGCTTGGTCTCGATACACTGAGCGATCTCTCCATTGCGGGCGCGCGCTATTCGCTCGCCCGTTTCGCGGTGCCCTTCGGGTCGTCGCGCACCCTTTCCAACGTGGCGGAAGGACCCGTGCGGCTGACGCTCGGCACGGGCCGCGCGATGCTGCTCGCCCGCCCCCTCGACATGACAGGAGCCTGA
- the thiB gene encoding thiamine ABC transporter substrate binding subunit, with protein MFTGAQAAETKTLTVYTYESFTSEWGPGPKIAESFEKTCDCKLTYVSVADGVELLTRLKLEGPASKADVVVGLDTNLVAEAKATGFFAAHGLDTSALEVPGGFSDDSFVPYDYGHFAFVYDTQTLKTPPKSLKELVEGDARDKIVIEDPRTSTPGLGLLLWVKSVYGEKSGEAWAKLKDRILTVTPGWSEAYGLFTKGEAPMVLSYTTSPAYHMVAENSDRYQAADFAEGHYIQIEVAGMTKAARDPDLAKAFLAFLDGPEAQAILPTTNWMMPVATPSEPLPEAFGKLVQPKTTFLMSPEEVAKNRKAWIDEWLAVMSRN; from the coding sequence ATGTTTACGGGGGCGCAAGCGGCCGAGACGAAGACGCTGACCGTCTATACCTATGAGAGCTTCACCAGCGAATGGGGTCCAGGCCCGAAGATCGCCGAAAGCTTCGAAAAGACCTGCGATTGCAAGCTGACCTATGTCAGCGTCGCCGATGGCGTGGAGCTGCTCACACGGCTGAAGCTCGAAGGCCCCGCATCCAAGGCGGACGTCGTCGTCGGCCTCGATACCAACCTCGTCGCTGAGGCCAAGGCCACCGGCTTCTTTGCCGCGCACGGCCTCGACACCTCGGCCCTAGAGGTTCCCGGCGGCTTTTCGGACGATAGCTTCGTGCCTTATGATTACGGCCATTTCGCCTTCGTCTACGACACGCAGACGCTGAAGACACCGCCGAAGAGCCTGAAGGAACTGGTCGAGGGCGACGCAAGGGACAAGATCGTCATCGAGGACCCGCGCACCTCCACACCCGGCCTCGGCCTGCTTCTGTGGGTAAAATCCGTCTATGGCGAAAAATCGGGCGAAGCCTGGGCAAAGCTGAAGGACCGCATCCTCACCGTCACCCCCGGCTGGTCGGAAGCCTACGGCCTCTTCACCAAGGGCGAAGCGCCCATGGTTCTGTCCTACACGACGTCGCCCGCCTACCACATGGTTGCCGAAAACAGCGATCGCTATCAGGCGGCCGATTTCGCCGAGGGTCACTACATCCAGATCGAGGTGGCCGGCATGACGAAGGCCGCGCGCGATCCTGACCTCGCCAAGGCCTTCCTCGCCTTCCTCGACGGTCCGGAAGCGCAGGCTATCCTGCCCACGACCAACTGGATGATGCCGGTGGCAACCCCCAGCGAACCGCTGCCGGAGGCTTTCGGAAAGCTGGTCCAGCCGAAGACCACCTTTCTGATGAGCCCCGAGGAGGTCGCCAAGAACCGCAAGGCCTGGATCGACGAATGGCTGGCCGTCATGAGCCGGAACTGA
- the thiP gene encoding thiamine/thiamine pyrophosphate ABC transporter permease ThiP, translated as MPAARDRRLTHALGVAGITGITLFVGAAILALALAATGEAAGTRDTSGVFDAPVFDAYVWRVARSTIIQAGLSTLLSVAFAIPVALALARRRSFIGRIWIIRLMALPLGLPALVAALGIVGIWGRQGVVNDLFAMLDFGRPVAIYGLAGILVAHVFFNMPLAVRLLLSGLERIPGEYWLLSANLGISSFSLFRFIEWPVIRGLLSGIAGLIFMLCATSFTLVLTLGGGPAASTLEVAIYQALRFDFDPPRAIALSALQIMVTAVLLFVLRWLTPPATEGFTTGRPVRRFDGRSRTAILADILVIALAALFVAAPLVSVLVSGLASDLAKLASDAQVYRALATSLGIAAASAVLSVALATVMLTTRQILLSPRRPGRFAHIFSGSVAAGTSLVLLVPPVVIGAGWFLLLRPFGDVARFAPVVITLINTLMALPFVTRVLAPAIATHAARTGRLTTSLGISGWSRIVLVDWPGLRRPLSMALSFASALSLGDLGAVALFGSQDMVTLPYLLYSRMGSYRTTDAAGLALLLGIVCIALTILGTARESPRKRAS; from the coding sequence ATGCCGGCCGCTCGTGATCGCCGTCTGACACACGCGCTCGGCGTGGCGGGCATCACCGGTATCACGCTGTTCGTCGGCGCCGCCATCCTCGCTCTGGCGCTGGCCGCGACCGGTGAGGCGGCGGGCACGAGGGATACCAGCGGTGTCTTCGACGCCCCTGTCTTCGACGCCTATGTCTGGCGCGTCGCCCGTTCCACGATCATCCAGGCCGGTCTTTCCACGCTCCTGTCAGTCGCCTTCGCCATTCCCGTGGCCTTGGCGCTTGCCCGGCGCCGAAGCTTTATCGGCCGGATCTGGATCATCCGGCTGATGGCGCTGCCGCTCGGCCTGCCGGCGCTGGTCGCAGCCCTCGGCATCGTCGGCATCTGGGGACGGCAAGGCGTCGTCAACGATCTGTTCGCGATGCTCGATTTTGGCCGGCCCGTCGCGATCTATGGGCTCGCCGGCATTCTCGTCGCGCATGTCTTCTTCAACATGCCGCTCGCCGTCAGACTGCTGCTGTCGGGGCTCGAGCGCATTCCCGGCGAATACTGGCTCCTCTCTGCCAATCTCGGAATATCCAGCTTTTCGCTCTTCCGCTTCATCGAGTGGCCGGTTATCCGCGGCCTGCTGTCGGGCATCGCCGGCCTTATCTTCATGCTGTGCGCCACCAGTTTCACGCTGGTGCTGACGCTCGGCGGGGGACCGGCGGCGAGCACGCTGGAGGTCGCGATCTATCAGGCCCTGCGGTTCGACTTCGATCCCCCGCGCGCCATCGCGCTCTCGGCGCTGCAGATCATGGTGACGGCCGTGCTCCTCTTCGTCCTTCGCTGGCTGACCCCGCCCGCAACCGAGGGCTTTACGACCGGCCGGCCGGTGCGCCGCTTCGATGGCCGGTCGCGCACCGCCATCCTCGCCGATATCCTTGTCATCGCGCTCGCAGCCCTCTTCGTCGCAGCGCCGCTCGTCTCCGTCCTTGTCTCGGGCCTTGCCTCCGACCTCGCTAAACTCGCATCGGACGCCCAAGTCTACCGGGCGCTAGCGACCAGCCTCGGCATCGCCGCGGCATCGGCTGTTCTTTCGGTCGCCCTCGCCACCGTCATGCTTACGACGCGCCAGATCCTGCTCTCGCCACGCCGGCCGGGCCGTTTCGCGCATATCTTCTCCGGCAGCGTCGCCGCCGGCACATCGCTGGTCCTCCTCGTGCCGCCGGTCGTCATCGGGGCGGGATGGTTTCTGCTGTTGCGCCCGTTCGGCGATGTCGCCCGCTTCGCGCCGGTCGTCATCACCCTCATCAACACGCTGATGGCGCTGCCCTTCGTCACCCGCGTGCTGGCACCTGCCATCGCAACGCACGCCGCCCGCACCGGACGCCTGACGACGAGCCTCGGCATTTCCGGCTGGTCCCGCATCGTGCTTGTGGATTGGCCGGGCCTGCGCCGCCCGTTATCGATGGCCCTGTCCTTCGCCAGCGCCCTGTCTCTGGGCGATCTCGGCGCGGTCGCATTGTTCGGATCACAGGATATGGTGACCCTGCCCTACCTGCTCTACAGCCGCATGGGCAGCTACCGCACCACGGACGCTGCCGGCCTCGCCCTCCTCCTCGGCATCGTCTGCATCGCCCTCACCATCCTCGGAACCGCACGCGAGAGCCCGAGGAAACGCGCATCATGA
- the thiQ gene encoding thiamine ABC transporter ATP-binding protein: protein MTTTLPTIAVRLENVAVRFPGHSAPRTLLFDTTIESGRITAITGASGSGKSTLLNLVAGFETPDAGRVSILGEDVTPIPPALRPVSVIFQEHNLFAHLDVATNVGLGISPALKLDGEDRERIERALRDVGLAGFARRLPPTLSGGERQRVALARALVRQRPILLLDEPFAALDPGLRQEMGDLLAVLQEKEASTILLVTHHPDDVRRLADRVLFLGDGKVALHEESDAFLRRTEPAAVARFLGARSPAP, encoded by the coding sequence ATGACCACGACACTCCCGACGATCGCCGTCCGTCTCGAAAACGTCGCGGTCCGCTTCCCCGGCCATTCCGCCCCGCGTACGCTTCTCTTCGATACCACGATCGAGAGCGGCAGGATCACCGCGATCACCGGCGCCTCCGGCTCCGGCAAATCCACCCTGCTCAATCTCGTCGCCGGCTTCGAGACGCCGGACGCAGGCCGCGTCAGCATTCTGGGCGAGGACGTGACACCGATCCCGCCAGCGCTCCGTCCGGTCTCGGTCATCTTCCAGGAACACAATCTCTTCGCCCATCTCGACGTCGCAACCAATGTCGGCCTCGGCATCAGCCCCGCCCTGAAGCTTGACGGGGAGGATCGCGAGCGGATCGAGCGGGCGCTGCGGGATGTGGGGCTTGCAGGCTTCGCACGCCGCCTGCCGCCGACGCTGTCGGGCGGCGAACGGCAGCGGGTAGCACTCGCCCGCGCGCTCGTGCGCCAACGCCCGATCCTGCTGCTCGACGAGCCCTTTGCCGCGCTCGACCCCGGACTGCGTCAGGAAATGGGGGATCTGCTGGCGGTATTGCAGGAGAAGGAAGCCAGCACGATCCTCCTCGTCACGCACCATCCCGACGATGTGCGCCGCCTCGCCGATCGCGTGCTGTTCCTTGGCGACGGCAAGGTCGCCCTCCACGAAGAGTCCGACGCGTTCCTTCGTCGGACCGAACCAGCAGCTGTCGCCCGCTTCCTCGGAGCACGCTCACCCGCCCCGTGA
- a CDS encoding M48 family metalloprotease yields the protein MTVNERNERNGGHLSARGIASTLRASVAGLALLALAGCQSAIEQSYEPSVSPSATPQIVDEVQKNDPRAQMGAREHPRIVASYGGEYKDEKTERLVARITGALTAVSENPNQSYRITLLNSPAINAFALPGGYLYVTRGLLALADDASEVAAVLSHEMAHVTANHGIQRQQREEAEVIASRVVSEVLSSDLAGKQALARGKLRLAAFSRNQELQADVIGVRMLGEAGYDPYAAARFLDAMAAYSRFSSVDPDTDQSMDFLSSHPNAPQRVELARRHARAFGPEGTTGDRGRDYFLDGIDGLLYGDSPQEGYVRGQTFLHGKLGIRFDVPAGFQIDNKAEAVLATGPGEIAIRFDGVADTQRRSLTDYIASGWVTGLQPETIHAITINGLEAATARASAERWDFDVTVLRIDTQIYRFLTAVPKGMPSLEPTADVLRKSFRRMSPQEAAALKPLRIRVITVGPGDTLATLSARMMGTDRKLDLFRLINALQITSTIKPGDRIKIISE from the coding sequence ATGACGGTGAACGAGCGGAACGAGCGGAACGGCGGGCATCTGTCGGCCCGTGGCATTGCAAGCACCCTGCGCGCGTCCGTCGCCGGCCTCGCTCTGCTGGCGCTCGCCGGTTGCCAGAGCGCCATCGAGCAGAGCTATGAGCCGAGCGTCTCTCCCTCCGCCACCCCGCAGATCGTCGATGAAGTCCAGAAGAACGATCCTCGCGCGCAGATGGGCGCCCGCGAACATCCGCGAATCGTTGCGAGCTATGGCGGCGAATACAAGGACGAGAAGACGGAGCGGCTGGTCGCCCGCATCACCGGCGCGCTGACGGCTGTATCCGAGAACCCCAACCAGTCCTATCGCATTACGCTGCTGAACTCGCCCGCCATCAACGCGTTCGCTTTGCCCGGCGGCTATCTCTACGTCACGCGCGGCCTGCTGGCGCTCGCCGACGACGCCTCCGAGGTTGCCGCCGTGCTTTCGCACGAAATGGCGCACGTCACCGCCAATCACGGCATCCAGCGCCAGCAGCGCGAGGAAGCCGAAGTCATCGCCAGCCGCGTCGTCTCCGAAGTTCTTTCGAGCGACCTCGCCGGCAAGCAGGCGCTTGCCCGCGGCAAGCTGCGGCTCGCCGCCTTCTCGCGCAATCAGGAGCTTCAGGCCGACGTGATCGGCGTGCGCATGCTGGGTGAAGCGGGCTACGACCCCTATGCCGCCGCACGCTTTCTCGATGCCATGGCCGCCTATAGCCGTTTCTCCTCCGTGGATCCGGACACCGACCAGAGCATGGACTTCCTGTCGAGCCACCCGAACGCGCCGCAGCGCGTGGAACTCGCCCGCCGCCATGCCCGCGCCTTCGGCCCTGAGGGCACGACGGGCGACCGTGGCCGCGACTATTTCCTCGATGGTATCGACGGCCTGCTCTATGGCGACAGCCCGCAGGAGGGCTATGTCCGCGGACAGACCTTCCTGCATGGCAAGCTCGGCATTCGCTTCGATGTGCCGGCCGGCTTCCAGATCGACAACAAGGCGGAAGCGGTGCTCGCCACCGGCCCCGGCGAGATCGCCATCCGCTTCGATGGCGTGGCCGACACCCAGCGTCGCAGCCTGACTGACTATATCGCGAGCGGCTGGGTGACCGGCCTTCAGCCCGAAACGATCCACGCCATCACCATCAATGGTCTGGAAGCCGCAACCGCGCGCGCGTCTGCAGAGCGTTGGGATTTCGACGTGACGGTGCTGCGCATCGACACCCAGATCTACCGGTTCCTTACGGCCGTGCCCAAAGGCATGCCCTCGCTGGAGCCAACGGCCGACGTGCTGCGCAAATCCTTCCGTCGCATGAGCCCGCAGGAGGCCGCAGCCCTCAAGCCGCTCCGCATCCGCGTGATCACTGTCGGTCCCGGCGATACGCTTGCGACCTTGTCTGCCCGCATGATGGGCACCGACCGCAAGCTCGATCTCTTTCGCCTGATCAACGCCCTGCAGATCACCTCGACCATCAAGCCTGGCGACCGCATCAAGATCATTTCGGAGTAG
- a CDS encoding RNA polymerase factor sigma-32, with translation MKNLSADRRMIKIAMAAPYLERGEEQLLAQAWKDNQDQDARNKIAMAHMRLVISMAAKFRHFGLPMSDLVQEGHIGLLEAAARFEPSRDVRFSTYATWWIRASMQDYVLRNWSIVRGGTSSAQKALFFNLRRLRAKLAQGNSQLTARAVHEEIASALGVSLADVQTMDARLSGSDSSLQAPISSGDADSGERLDLLACAAPLPDEQVTDMIDQERRKNWLGHALEQLNDREMKIIRARRLSEDSATLEELGADLGISKERVRQIETRALEKLKVALVAQAPELALTAH, from the coding sequence ATGAAAAATCTTTCTGCAGACAGGCGCATGATCAAGATTGCCATGGCGGCTCCCTATCTGGAGCGTGGCGAGGAGCAGCTTCTGGCGCAGGCCTGGAAGGACAATCAGGATCAAGATGCGCGCAACAAGATAGCCATGGCGCATATGCGTCTGGTGATCTCCATGGCCGCCAAATTCCGGCATTTTGGCCTGCCGATGAGCGATCTGGTTCAGGAGGGCCATATCGGTCTTCTGGAAGCCGCAGCTCGGTTCGAGCCCAGCCGCGATGTTCGCTTCTCGACCTACGCAACATGGTGGATCCGTGCTTCTATGCAGGATTATGTCCTGCGCAACTGGTCGATCGTCCGCGGCGGGACCTCCTCGGCCCAGAAGGCGCTCTTCTTCAACCTGCGCCGCCTGCGCGCCAAGCTTGCTCAGGGCAACAGTCAGCTGACCGCTCGTGCGGTTCACGAAGAAATCGCCTCGGCCCTCGGTGTCAGCCTTGCGGACGTCCAGACAATGGATGCACGTCTCTCCGGTAGCGATTCGTCTCTACAGGCTCCCATCTCTTCAGGTGACGCCGACAGCGGCGAACGCCTCGACCTTTTGGCCTGCGCCGCACCCCTGCCGGACGAGCAGGTCACGGACATGATCGATCAGGAACGCCGCAAGAACTGGCTCGGCCATGCGCTGGAGCAGTTGAACGATCGCGAAATGAAGATCATCCGCGCCCGCCGACTGTCGGAAGACAGCGCGACACTCGAAGAACTCGGCGCCGATCTCGGAATTTCCAAGGAACGCGTCCGCCAGATCGAGACACGCGCACTGGAAAAGCTGAAGGTGGCGCTGGTCGCACAAGCTCCTGAACTCGCGCTGACGGCCCACTGA
- a CDS encoding GNAT family N-acetyltransferase: protein MKTLSIEVRPGLPRDAAEISQVHRLSWLHTYSGLIPHRPLNEMVDRRNADWWRKATGGPSTLLIIEVAGVIAGYATLGLSRSRALPQEGEVYEIYFRPEYQGIGLGRILFGEASSLLKSLGCRGLVVWCLEDSAQADRFFRNAGGRDACEGMEDFGGKSLKKIGYVWS from the coding sequence ATGAAGACATTGTCTATCGAAGTGCGCCCCGGCCTGCCGAGAGACGCCGCCGAAATCTCGCAGGTTCACCGTCTTTCCTGGCTGCACACCTATTCCGGCCTGATCCCACATCGCCCGCTGAACGAGATGGTCGATCGCCGCAATGCGGACTGGTGGCGCAAGGCAACCGGCGGGCCTTCCACCCTTCTCATTATCGAAGTCGCCGGCGTCATTGCCGGCTATGCAACGCTCGGCCTGTCCCGTTCCCGCGCTCTGCCGCAGGAAGGTGAGGTCTACGAAATCTATTTCCGCCCGGAATATCAAGGCATCGGCCTTGGCCGCATTCTCTTCGGCGAGGCAAGCAGCCTCTTGAAATCGCTCGGCTGTCGCGGTCTCGTCGTCTGGTGCCTGGAGGACAGCGCGCAGGCGGATCGCTTCTTTCGCAATGCCGGCGGCCGCGACGCCTGCGAAGGCATGGAGGATTTCGGCGGAAAGAGCCTGAAGAAGATCGGCTATGTCTGGAGCTGA
- the ppa gene encoding inorganic diphosphatase yields the protein MRIDAISIGKNPPEDINVIVEVPVGGHPIKYEMDKEAGTLVVDRFLYTPMTYPGNYGFVPHTLSDDGDPIDVLIASTRPLVPGCVINVRPIGVMMMEDNSGKDEKIIAVPSAHLTKRYDKVKEYTDLPEITLQQIEHFFEHYKDLEPGKWVKIFGWKDATVARQLIVEAIERAKTVK from the coding sequence ATGCGTATTGACGCAATCTCGATCGGAAAGAATCCGCCGGAAGACATCAACGTCATCGTGGAGGTTCCCGTTGGCGGCCATCCGATCAAGTACGAGATGGACAAGGAAGCCGGCACGCTCGTCGTTGATCGTTTTCTCTACACGCCGATGACCTATCCGGGCAATTACGGCTTCGTGCCGCATACGCTGTCCGACGATGGCGACCCCATCGACGTCCTCATCGCCAGCACGCGCCCGCTCGTTCCAGGCTGTGTCATCAACGTCCGCCCGATCGGCGTGATGATGATGGAAGACAATTCCGGCAAGGACGAGAAGATCATCGCCGTACCGAGCGCGCACCTGACCAAGCGTTACGACAAGGTCAAGGAATATACCGACCTGCCGGAAATCACCCTGCAGCAGATCGAGCACTTCTTCGAACACTACAAGGATCTGGAGCCCGGCAAGTGGGTCAAGATCTTCGGCTGGAAGGACGCAACCGTCGCACGCCAGCTGATCGTCGAAGCGATCGAACGCGCAAAAACCGTCAAGTAA
- a CDS encoding Lrp/AsnC family transcriptional regulator yields MNLSDSDRSLLALLSENARMPTAVLARKLGLSRTTVQARLERLERDGVITGYGVRLSSDYERGLVRAHILITLAARALPRVTRDLEAMQAVRIVHSVSGSFDLIAIVEAASISALDLVIDRIGTIEGVEKTLSSIVLSTRISR; encoded by the coding sequence ATGAACCTGTCAGACAGCGATCGCAGCCTTCTCGCACTGCTCAGCGAGAATGCGCGCATGCCGACGGCCGTGCTGGCGCGAAAGCTCGGGCTCTCGCGGACCACCGTGCAGGCACGGCTGGAGCGGCTGGAGCGGGACGGGGTGATCACCGGCTATGGCGTGCGTCTCTCAAGCGATTACGAGCGTGGGCTGGTGCGGGCGCATATCCTTATCACTCTTGCAGCTCGAGCGTTGCCACGGGTGACACGCGATCTGGAAGCGATGCAGGCGGTGCGCATCGTCCATTCGGTCAGCGGCAGCTTCGATCTGATCGCCATCGTCGAAGCGGCGTCGATCAGCGCGCTCGACCTCGTCATCGACCGGATCGGGACGATCGAGGGGGTAGAGAAGACCTTGTCGTCGATCGTGCTCTCGACGCGGATCAGCCGCTGA